gactttattttcttttggacaTCTAAAGCACAAATATTCACCAGTCAGCTGTCATGGCTGCTTATTATTCCTTATTTATCTTTCCGGTTTTACTAAAACTGTTCTTCCCTATGAAGAATACTATggtattggttttgttttgttttgtttgttttttttttaagcctttgttGTATTCCTTGAGACTAAAGGAAGCATCACTTCCATTCCAGTGCACCATAAAGTTCAGATGTTTCTAAGAATCTTCTTGCATTTTTACATTAATGAAAtgcatactttatttttttaaagatgtgccTAAAACTGGCTGGTCTGGTACCAGTGCTTTTTAAGTTAGTTATGTTATTTAGCGGGGAATCCTGAATTTGTATAGCCATTTATTCTTTACCTGCATTGGCCTTGCATATAAGGAAAACAATTCCAGTATATCTGCACTAATGATACACAGGGCATCTATTCTCTACTATACTATAGACCTATAAGTAGCAAGATTGAAATTACTCCGTTCTAATTTACTTAACTATTAATACCTTAAGAGTAtacactttatttaaaaaggaaagattgTTTGAAAATGTCATGAAGTACCACGTTGAACAAGGTAGCTGCAGCAAAGTGATTGCCATCCTAATTCACTCTTCAGTGGAAGATGAGTGCTTGACTAAGAGCAATTTGCTGTTAAATGTATCATTTAtgattttgtttcagtgttcaaTAGTCTGAAATAAGCACCTTTTTAGTAGACCGTATTATATATGGTCTTGCGTGCTCTGAGCAAATACTTAAGTCAGTAGAGCTACTGCTGCCAAACTAAGCCAATGTAACAAAGCATGCTCAATATTTAAAATGCTACCTTTTTACTCTGTTCTTCCAAGCATTGCATCACTGTGATGGTCCTCATAAAACTGGCATTTGTTGCACATCTGAACAGCCACTTAACGGCTGGTGCCCAGCAGAGCTCTAATGCTTATGCAGAGGTTAAATAACTTCTCTGACCATTGGCtagtctttcatttattttttaaatatccagGTTGGGAATGAACTCTTATATGTGGAACCTTCTGTGATATTGGCTCTTGGgtttattttctgaagcaatATTATGATACAAGTAACTGTGTGTCCATTTGCAAGGAACAAAACTGATGCTTGGCTATTACGACTGAGAAATTTGTAATTTAAGTTTGACTTCTAAATGAAATACTAGACCTCATACGGAGGTAAGGGACCTGCTATCTAGTATGTAAAGTAATGTAAATTCCTGTTCCTTGTATTAAATGTTGGTTGTAGCCAAAACCAAAGCTGAATCTTTgctcttcagctgtgttttgtcTGAAGCTAATTTGGCTTCATTAGAATTGCAGCAAACTTTAACGGAGCCCTTTCCTCTTTAAGgctcaaaatgtatttttcatatataataaTTACAGTGACTATCAAATCTTTTGTAACTGTGTTCAGCTGTATGTAGCTTCAAGTTACTTGTGTAAAATTTAATATGCTTGTGATTTTTCTCTAACACAGAAGGACTTTCCAGTCTCTGTAAGTGAGGTGGTAGCTAATAAGTTAGACAATAAGCTTGCCAGTTATCTTccaaaaggtttaaaaaaattgcctACTAGTTAAACATTCTGCTGAATATAACTGTCCTTGCATGCAAGAAATAGTGATGCGCTAAACATCTAGCATATAATGAGCCTTCAAATTAGCAAACAGTGGCGAAGACAACTGAAGTGGTCCACCACTTCCTAAAGTCATTaggggaggggacagaggtagAACTGAGCGAAGAGATTTTTCACATGGTATCTCCAGAACGAGTAAAGCACTTTGGTTAGTATGAATGAAATCGGAAAATGTCTTTCTCTGGGAACTTCTTTATTTAGCGTATAAAGagttttctgtaacaaaattAACTTTCCTTTCTCACcatctaaggggaaaaaaaacccgcaTTTTGGTTTGCAACACTTTGCAGTCTCTATTCAGTGGAAGTTTGTCTAGTTGCACTGGGCATTACACTCCCAGAATCTACGGTTTCACATCCTAAACTGgcaagcttttgttttctctttcagaagaacAAATTGGGATAAGGAGCATTAAATTACAGAAAGCTGAATGTTGTCTAAAGGTTACTGTAAACGTGGGCTTGGGCACACAGAGTGTTCTTGAGCTCAAAGGCTGTTTGGAGCATGGGCCGAAAACGACGCGGTGGAGTGAACGCTGTGCCCATGTCTCTGGTGGAGCGTGGGTTTGGGGCTGATGCCGTCCAGAGGTGTTGTCTGCGGCTCGTACATCGGTACCTCTGTTGTGCTATCTGTGCAGAAACAGTCCTTCTGCAGGGATACGGtgatctgtgtgtgtgtgtgtatgtataggtgtcgatttttctttctaaagtgtAGCTTGCAGTCCTGTGTGGGAATATTTATCTTTTCACCTAAAAGCTGCCACCATGTGGCAAAGGACTATTACTACGTTAGCCATTAATAAACTGAAAGCGGGATGCAAAACAGGACGTGGATGTTGCCGGCTTGACGTTTTCACAGTCCAGCTCCTCTTGCTTCGACGAGGAACAAGGTTTCAAGGTTTGTGCCGAGGGGGGGTTCTAGCTCTGTGTAACCGTTTAAAGATGCTGATGAGCTGACTCCCTGACGGAGAACCCTCCTGAAAAGAGGctgtacatttttatgtaaacgaTACTGTTATGTTTTTGTCTTACTCCCATTATTTAAAAGTCTGAGTTGTAGCCTGTtccattgtttggggtttttttgtttggttgggttttggctggtttttttttccctttctgaccTTGTGAAATTAAGATGCTGTGAAATAAACACTGGTTTTGGTACACGTTTTGTAACCAAACGTCTTGTTTTGCAATGGTCTTTCGCTTTCCCTCAGGGCTGCTCCCGTGGCCTGCTCCGGTCCCTTCCCCTCAGCTTCACCGTGCCCTCACCCTCCCTCAACGAACGGcggtccccgggggggggggtgtcccgtcCCCCCGGGCTGAACCGTGCCGGTGCCCTTCTCCCGGGGCCGCCTCAGCGGGAatgggggggacgggacggggacggtGCCGCCATGGCGACCGTTTAAGGGCTGCGCGCCCGCGCAAGGAACGTCGCGCCGCCACGCCGGAAGCATTCCGCTCCTTCTGGCGTATTTCCGCTTCCGCCGCCGGTCCTTCTTTTCCGCCGCGGCGCACGCGAGGTAGGAGCGGGCTGGCGGTGCTGCTCCCTAGGGAGAGGCCGGGGGGGACCGGGGGACGATCTTTCCTCGGTTGCTGGGCTGCCGTGAGGCTCGGGGGGAAGGGGCGGCGTGCTCCGGGTCTGGGCCCGCTCCCCGCGGGAGGGGACCGGGGGTAGCAGCACCCTGGGTAAGCCAGGCCTTGAGGGGACGGCCCGTGAGCCTTGCCTTGCTCCTTGTAGGTATTAGTTCTTGGCGCCTGTTCCTCAGCGGCAAGCCGAACGAGATGCAGAACGACGCCGGGGAGTTTGTGGATCTCTACGTCCCTCGGAAATGGTGAGTGGTTCCCTTCGGCGGCGAGGGTGCCGGTGGGGGTGGCGGGTCTGCGATGTGCGTACCCCGAGGGGCAGGGACCGTGGCAGTGAACCGCTCCAGAGGCCGATAAACGGTCTTTGCAGAAGCAGGTTTTTTCCATAGTAGCGAatatctggggggggggaagcaaaaaagaagccaaaaaaccaaacccccaaatcaaCCCCCAAAACCCCGTCTGTTTTCTGTCCGTTTCTATATTTCTAAATGCCTTACATAAAATACGTGAAGCAAAGACTATAAAGTTTAGGAGAATACTGTGCATCTTCTGTTGAGTAACTGTCAGCCCTGCGGTCATAGTTCACGTGTGGTTCGTTTCAGAAGTAAATGTGCACGCTTGTAGTACGCTCGTGTTTCTGTGCGACAGGCTCTCCTTGTGAACCTGTTAAGTCATCGCTTGTTGCCTTGGTAGCACATCTTAAGTACAACTTTGAGGTTCTAGTAAATGGACAGTGAGAAGCTTTTTGTGAATgtgtgtgttaaaaaaagaaaaaccactaAAAAATAAACCATTTGTATGCATGTTATTAGACTTAAGTCGAACGGTTTTTACAACGTGATTTTTGAGGGTTTGCAACCTGAGCATCTTTTGACAGCTGTAATGGCTCCGAATGAAAAAGGCATAGAAACTGCATTCTCATAAATTACCTTGATTGCTGTATTTTTTGcacttcagaagagaaaaactttttattctgtgtgttttgaaGGCGTGTGCTGCTGTGTGTACTGTGTAGGGGTGAACTAGGCATATAAAAACCAAAGTGAAGGGATAGTTGGCAACTTAGCATGATGCTACCAATTGAAAGTCTCCTTTAAATGTACTTAACACTGTATTTCAATTTTCTGAGCACTGAAAGGTTAAACTGTTACTGTCTAAACTTCTTGCGTGGCTTTAATTTGCATGTAGATTTGgccttaatggttttttttttcattgtcactGTCTGTTTCCTCTTGTTTAAATTTATCTTGTTATTTTATTCCTTAGCTCTGCTAGCAACCGAATAATTGGTGCTAAGGATCACGCTTCTATTCAGATAAATATTTCTGAGGTAAGTTTCATAGCAGAAGAACGTGATGAGAGAACTACACCTATAAACTTTTGATAGAAGTTAAGAAATATAACAGTGTGCTGCATCTCCAAATAATTCACTAGAGACCATATAAGTGTAGAGCTTGAGGGCTTTCAAACATACAAATATATTACTATGTCACCCCTGGTTATTTTTCAGCCTAttggaaaatattcattatagGGAATTGCATAAAGCTCTGTATAGTCTGTTAATTGTTTGACTAAATAGAAGTTCCTAATTAGATATTTAGAGTTATAAATTAGGAAATTCCTTGGCCTTCTGCCTTCACCTGTCTGTAAGAAAGGACTGTTCTTCAGGCTGTCCTTGTgcaccattttttaatttttttattcttgttgatCTCTGTGCTTTTTCTAGTTTGTCCAACCCTCAAGAAAGATACAGTTTGCAGAGCAGAACTCTATTTCTGTTCTACTTTGCTTAACTACAATGCCATCTTCCATGTTTTGCTTGAATCATTTCTGTTAATTCTTGATACTGCTGCTCTTGATAGGTGACAAGTGAGATTGCTTGTGTGTTTTGTGTGCAGCATTATCATTTCGTTAACTCAGTGCTTGGGGTATTATATGCTTAGAATTTTTCCTGAGGCATGCTGGTTATTTGTATTGACTTGGTCTTGtacatttagttttctttctgtaacataAGGAATTTGTTGTTGTCTAagatgaaattaatcttttcaaGGTAGCGTTATTGTGAATCCCTCCAAGCTTAACATAAATGCTGAGAAAACCACAGTAGACTTGACTCCTGCAGGATCCCAGTTAATGCATGTGGGCTCCAGTTAATTTGAACTcctttcagtgtgctttttttccctctatttgtTTATTGGTATTCACCTTGCAGGAATTCTGTGGACACAATGTTCCTATAGCTTATGAGCTATGTAGcttgatttatttcttcttgaatGGGAGACCACAAGACTATGTCCCGTGTTTTTAAACAACTGAATCTCTTGTGTTATCTGTCTGACTAaagaaatcattttaaaaaatgctctgtttGCAATTTCCTGTAAATGTTAAGGTGAATACTTTTCTTGTTCACTGTGTTTCATTCCTTCAGTGATCCCTGTTCCTTGTTTTCAAAGGATCAGAGATTAGCAGAACTCAAAAACAAACCCATGTAGTATTACAGGGTTCACTACACTGTTTAATTTCATGATTTATATTGTTTagtcttttttcctgttaaatttcTCAGCAACTGGAGGGAGTGAGACAATGTGTGTTCTACCTGTGTAACAAGACTGTCTCCTTCCCCTTTTCACTTCAATTTTCCTTAATACTGAtcttaatgaaaagaaacatgaaaaaattaacaaaggcAGTAAAATCCACAAGTGAACTTTATGTcgaatttttacattttttaagaactcaagcattttcctttttttagccACAATTTTCTATCGTGTTCTTGTTACGCTGTCTGATCCATTAAATTTTATAGCTGCGCTATGTAATAAACTATAAATTTGCTGGGAAAAGATATTCTATAGCTGTCTTTTTAACTTCAATATTTGCCTTGGGTTTTTGTAGTTTGcagaaaaacatttgcagaatttAACAAGCAATTTTTATCTTTGCATGCTTGGCAAGTGTGATGTAAGAGTATAAAATTTTATAAGAATCTGTGTGGAGTAACTTGCATGTAATTACAGGTTGACAAGGTAACAGGCAGAGTAAATGGCCAGTTCAAAACGTATGCCATTTGTGGAGCAATTCGTAGAATGGTAAGTACTTTCTTGACCTACAAAATGATTGTGCATCTTTTTATATTGATTAGTAATTTTTTAGATTGATATTTGGCCCTGAAAACACAATGTGCCTTCAGCTCATTCTAGAGGAAGAGCTTTTATGGGGATACTGAAGACAGAGTGAAGACATGAACAAATTCACTTGCAAGAATcagtttcttctggttttttcttcattcctttggTTTGTAGAATTATGTAtggggggtggttttgtttgttttttttttttaaaatcagtgaaggatgcaagtggattttttttcttctaagaatgTACCAAGCTACTAATGTCTGGCTTTTATCTGTTGTTTACAATTATTAGAGATGATACTACCATAACTTAAATTTGTTAAACATGGTGTGGAGCTTCTTAGAGTTCATCAGAAGTCTGCTTACCCAGAAATATATCTTATTAAAGCTATTGTATATTTTATTAAGTTAAAACTATTTCTTACCCTAAAGGATGACAAATAATTAACAGCTTGTTTTGAAAATGCTAATCTGTGCATATAAAATGTAGTGATCTGCGGAAAGCATTCTGCATTTCACTACCAGCATTAAATGCTGCAGCTGCCTCTTTTTAATGTGTATCAGCAATTATTTCGTCACTTCATAAtcgtcttttatttttttaaagggtgaaTCGGATGACTCCATTCTGCGTCTGGCAAAAAATGATGGAATTGTTTCCAAGTACGTATGTTTATCTTATCCTCTAACTCTCAAAGGAGTAACTTCCATACCCAAATCCAACTTCTAGGGTGAAAATGTATACACTGTATTTATAGGATGACTACACAGTCCCTCAAAAATATTTACTTGAGTTGTTGAAGCAAACTGGTTTGTAACaatgtttgtttcattttcttctaggAACTTCTAACTGAAGAACCTCTGGTATGGAACATCTGATATAAAATAAACAGTTCAAACCTGTATTGTGCTGTGTCTTTTGTTCAACTCATAAACATCAGTGGATTTATTATAGCTAGTCTTAAAAGACTTAGAAATGTGTGTTTTCAAAAGATACACAGATTATGATTATGAATTCTTAAAACAAATCAGCTTGTAAGGCAGTGCCAGAGTTGAAAATCAAGAATTTCCACTTCGCTCTTTGGTTCCCTATcacctttcttttccagatttaATAAGTTTTGCAATTGTAGCTCAACTCCTTTCTTGATCTTGAACGTTTTGCAATATAGCAATCTAATTCAGCTTGCTGAATTAGACCTTGCAGTACTATATTCTGACACCTCTGAACTTGCTCCTGCTTTGTGTGTCAAAATATGCCAGAAGTATGTTGTttcatggccttttttttttttttttttcttctttgatcaGCTCTTCACATTCAGCTTTGGTATTGCATTTGGAAAGTGCTGTGCTCAAGGTGCTATAGCTGTACTAATGAACCTTTGGGATCTTGCGTCTCATTCTAGTGGGCCATAGTGCTTTTGGCAGTATTACAACTTTGTTATGTCTTAACAGTATTAAGCTCTATATTAAATTGCAAAAGCTCTACACAATCTTTATTTTCCTCTACTTTCTGCAGAAATTGAGAAACTGAATGCAGTTAGTGCTAAGCTAGGAGCAACTGCTGGCACTAAGATATGGGTATAAGAAAGGCGAAGGGTGTTCAGAGAAGAGCAGACACTTTATACTTTGTGTCTTAAAGTGTCTAGTTAAAATCATTGGCACCTCTATTGGGAAAAGAGACTTCTGATTTACTTTGGCTGTAATTCCACAAGGACGTAAAAGCATGATGTCTTTTCTAGTGGTATAATGTctctcagatttttcttttgcaggaggGATACAAGGGCGATATCCGTTCTTCCAGGTGCTGCTCTTGTGTTGGTAGATTTTGTTTGCACACAGCAGGTTTATTTGTCAGTTGGTGCTTATGACTTCAATAGAATGTCATGTATGGTTTTggtacttttaaaatatgctagTGTGATGTGACTAGTATTGAAAATTTCCACTGTCAGCCACATATTTACCAATTTCATAGTATCTACAACTATACACAGGCTGGCCTTCAGATGGTGTGTTCTGATCTGCGCGTTCTCAAGAATTACTGAGAGAGATTATATCCAGTTTACACTATGTTCGCTCCTGTGGGATCATCTCTAGGCCAATGTTTGCAGTTGTCCTTACTCAAATCTCTGTATAGGCCCTCTCTCAAAGTTTTCTCAAGTGATACAAACTGTTTTGGTGATGCTTTCCTGTTTATGCTGTAAGTTGTCTCCATGTAGAACTGGTTACCATGTGGCTTATTTCTGACTTACTTGCAAGTTACTGTGAATGCGTGTGGGTGTGGGAAACTTAAGCCTTAGGCTTCTCTCAGGAGAGCCTGGAATAGAGATGCTATCACCTCTGAACTAAGGAGGAGGATGGCTGAACTACCCAAGTGTAGTATCTTTCTCCTTACCTGTATTTTTCTTACTTCTCAGACGTGTCAAAACACAGCATATTTCTTTGGAAGATCCTGTCTTGACACCATGGATGTTTACTGAGTCTAAGCGGAGCAAATCAGGCCATGTTAATGTGTAGTTGcagtgtggtgtggttttttaattttaatcttttttttttttttcaaatcattaagtgaattaGGATTTCAAGTGTAAGCCACTGTGTGGATATAATGAAGTACGTGACTAAACCTTTGTTTCAGAAGCAATTTCAtcagagaaaaccaaaaaggctGTTAACCTTTTTTAGCATAGCTGTAAACTAAAACATCTTTGGTTGCGCATTCTGTCTTCCCACTGACAACGCTTGAATTTACTAGTCCTCCTCCAAGCTGATAGATCTTTTAAAAGATAAACTCCTGAATGTTTCAAGTAAGGGGGAACTCTGctaaaaagaccaaaaaaaggcTTCATGTTGAATTCATGTTGAACTTAATAATGCAGAAAGCACATGAGATACGTTTTAAATACCACAcgcagaaaaaaagatgaaccCACACTTTATTTTTGAGCTATTTTCTTCTGACATCTAAGTCAACCATGAAAgatgcattaaaacaaacaaacaaaaaaaaaaccaaaaaaaagaggggggcTGTTAGTTGTGATTCTCCtggaaataattcatttttccaGTAGATAAATCTCTGAAAACACTTTCTGGAAAGACAAATACAGTCTCCAAACTGGAGAGATTTTGGCTTGGCTTATGTCCAATCCTCATTACTTTCCTTTGCACACAGTAAAAGGAGATAAGTTTTAATTGGACTTGATGTTTCTTTCTGACATATCTTAAattagctgcttctgccttggCATTAGGGTAGAACTTCAAATAAAACCAGTAACTGTTTACTGCTGGTAAATCCCTCATTTACCAAAGAGTTTAAATATTGTTGACTTGCTTCTAATCCCCTGCGACTCTGTTCATCCATGTGGATTTCAGTGGAATTCCTCCATAAGGCAAAGTGAACTGACAGCTTAAAAGCTCAAGATGAACTTGAGGTCTCTCAGATGTCTTTTTAAGCAATAAAACTCCATTAGCATACAGCTATACCAAATTTacacttctgctttgctttgtgacACTGATTGTTgccatttgtttttcagaatgttaaaaaattgaaacaaattattttttcattaatttcttgtcAGAATAAGCTTATGAAATGTTATGGTGCCATACCCTAAACCCTAGTTCAATTGGAAATGGATTAGTGCTGTGCTAAAGGCTTCCTGAAGTTCACACCGTCTTCACCAGCAAGACTGCATGGCACATGAAGTCTTACAAAAATTTCTGCAGAATCTTAACAAGGGAGAATGTGtccctttaaaaaaacaattttgaGTTTCATTTTCTAGTATTGTGAtgtaaaatgttctttgttttcctgGGACAGGAATAGTTCAGATCTTCTAGAGCCATGAAAGGGAATGAACTGTACTTGTACTGTACAAGATGGACAGAGTTGCCCTTACATGGTTACATTGCACCAAGTCGTGAAATTCTTTTCTGTTACTTACGAGGACTTGGCAGTGGCATCCTAAAGACATCTGATTTAACTGGGCTATTTTAGTGTCTTTGGCCAAAATTTTGCTGCTCAGACAAGCCTATCTACTCTGTAAaacacctggggtttttttggtaggagCTTGTAGATGCCTCataatactgatttttcttttgagccTTGACATTCTTTTAATGAACTACATGGTGCTGAAAGGCTTTAGTCAATCTCAGCTGTAAGTCCGTTGTGATCAGAGGTCCAGGGTTAGGAGGCCACTGCATCTTCTATTGCTGGGGCCACAGAATTAGCGGCTTTGGTAACATCACGCTTGCTTGCAAGGTGCCAAACAGGCAAAACGCTGCCAAGGCTGGGAAAAGACAAGAGGCAACGAGCTTCCCTGGCATCACTTGTGCTTCACTGAAGAAAGGAGCACTGTGActcagaaaaggaataaaaaaggcCAAGAGTGTCTTTCACCTTCATGTATATCCAttactgctgctttcttcttcccAGCTTAAGCTCCCAAGGAGTGTGTGGAGCAGAGGCTGTCTCACTAGTGCTCCCTGCAGAAAGGAAGCTGGGACAGCTTGTGAGGGAtatagtttatttttctaaagcacGCAGTGATGCTGGAGGGTGCTGAAAGCCTACCTATAGGACTGAGCTAAGCTGTTACACTAGATTTGGCAGcaattttggttttcagttgAATGTTAGGGAGAGCTGTCTATTCCTATCTCCTGTTTTGTTCAGTTGCTGTCAGTCTTGGTGATACACAGAGAGAAAAACGCCTCTGCTGCAAACGTTACTTTGAACAGGTTAAGGGAGGTTTTGATTTTAGTTAATTCATTGATGACTGTTTGTGTTGAAGCATCACAGGGGAGGCAGCTTCCCCATACGTATGTTGGACTAATCAGCCAcggaaaaaatatagaaaactaatcaggctttttttcctgctgggaaaTACACTATTGTTTAATATTAGCCAGGAGTTCTTGACAAAATCCTCAACAGGAACTGCAGGATTAAGAATTAAGAACAATTAATAAGgtcaacaggatttttttaaatgtattatgaTGAAAAAGGTATTATTTTAACATCTATTCTCACATAGCCAACAGCGAGTAAAACAAATGTGGCCAGGCTGAACCAAGCATATTATTCTGCAGTGTACGTACCTGAGCTTTATTGTGTTAATAAATTGTGTTCTCTGATTTCTTTCTACTGGACTGGGactgtgaagaaaagcagatACATGCCTCTTCTGCTGGGGATGCGGGACCCTCAGTTTGGGAGCAGAGCGTTAGCTCATTTTTGCAGTCCTGTGGCGGGTTGACCATGGCCGGCTGCCAGGCGCCTGCCCAGCCGCTCCCTTGCTCCCCCTCCTCCACAGGACAGAAAATGAGATGGAAAAGCTCGTGGGTGAAGGCAGGGAGATCGCTTACCAATTagcgtcacgggcaaaacaggaAAATT
This region of Harpia harpyja isolate bHarHar1 chromosome 1, bHarHar1 primary haplotype, whole genome shotgun sequence genomic DNA includes:
- the RPS21 gene encoding 40S ribosomal protein S21 gives rise to the protein MQNDAGEFVDLYVPRKCSASNRIIGAKDHASIQINISEVDKVTGRVNGQFKTYAICGAIRRMGESDDSILRLAKNDGIVSKNF